One genomic window of Numida meleagris isolate 19003 breed g44 Domestic line chromosome 1, NumMel1.0, whole genome shotgun sequence includes the following:
- the LOC110394293 gene encoding poly [ADP-ribose] polymerase 12-like, protein MAYAWYWLDDSGQWIEYGKKHPIHPHATVNSANLEKAFLADPRGTLLFEAGFQIYELNFQDMVQRNLNYATQRKVIRQPKHLYSQCEQDKSLYMEPLHSLYPPEWDQSALPETGYKLVDVGNTSSEYKKIESLFQKTMKDYSICRLQRIQNPTLWQIFQWQKEQMKKLQKSNWVDERLLFHGTNPSHVPAICEQNFDWRICGTHGTMFGKGSYFARDASYSHEYCSSTSCHYSMFVAQVLVGKFVRGNSEYLRPPPTPNNRNRLYDSCVDDPQNPSIFVIFEKLQIYPAYILEYRSSSLCVIL, encoded by the exons ATGGCGTATGCCTGGTATTGGCTTGATGACTCTGGTCAGTGGATTGAGTATGGGAAAAAG CACCCGATTCACCCCCATGCCACAGTAAATTCTGCAAATCTGGAGAAGGCATTTCTAGCTGACCCGAGAGGCACTCTGCTATTTGAGGCTGGTTTCCAGATATACGAATTAAATTTCCAAG ACATGGTCCAAAGAAATTTGAACTATGCAACTCAAAGAAAAGTTATACGGCAGCCAAAACATCTGTACTCTCAATGTGAGCAAGACAAAAG cCTGTATATGGAGCCATTGCATTCACTTTATCCTCCAGAATGGGACCAATCGGCATTGCCTGAAACTGGGTACAAG ttGGTAGATGTTGGTAACACTTCCagtgaatataaaaaaattgaGAGTCTGTTTCAGAAGACGATGAAAGATTACAGCATCTGCCGGCTGCAGAGGATCCAGAACCCAACACTTTGGCAAATCTTTCAGTG GCAGAAGGAGCAGATGAAGAAGCTCCAGAAATCAAATTGGGTGGATGAGCGGCTTCTGTTCCACGGGACAAATCCATCTCATGTGCCAGCCATCTGTGAGCAGAATTTCGACTGGAGGATCTGTGGCACTCATGGGACAATGTTTGGAAAAG GAAGCTACTTCGCCAGAGATGCCAGTTATTCTCATGAGTACTGTTCCTCTACGTCCTGCCACTACAGCATGTTTGTAGCTCAGGTTCTGGTTGGAAAATTTGTTCGGGGGAACTCTGAATACCTTCGTCCTCCACCCACACCAAACAATCGCAACAGACTTTATGACAGCTGTGTGGATGACCCGCAAAACCCTTCCATCTTTGTCATCTTTGAGAAGCTCCAGATTTACCCTGCCTACATCTTGGAGTACAGAAGTAGTTCTCTGTGTGTGATCCTTTAA